The following nucleotide sequence is from Flavobacterium sp. N1736.
TTAAATCTTCTAAAACTTTTTCAACACGTTCAAGAATATTATAAGTCTGAGCATACGCATCATCGGCTTTTACTTTTTCGCCATCAACAATTGCCACAGTTCCAGAAACTTCGATGATATTACCAATTCTTACGGCACGGCAATATCCCATTTTATCTTCCCATGGTGATCCTGTCAGAATGTTTTCTCTTTTCATTTTATTGTGTTTTTTTGAATTGTTTTATCATTTTAAAAACAAATTCAGGTTAGTTAAATTCTGTTGCAATTTATAAAATATGTAACTGAAAAAGAGGAAATTTTATTTGAAATCATACTGCAAATGATTCTTTTTTGTGATATTTTGAATCGTTGAGTTTGTTTTTTTTGCCACAGATTAAAATGATTTTAAGGATTATTATTTGGAAAATTGTAGCAAAAAAAGTTACAGCAAAATCATTTTAATCTGTGAGATCTATGGCAAGTTTTTTTCAATAAAGAATTAAAATTTTAGCTTCTTATTCAATTTGATGCTGTTCAAAAAGACGCAGTTTATTTTGCGTTGCCGTTAAATTTTGCTGTAAAGTTTCAATTTTATTCAGCAAATGATAAATGGCGTCAATTCCTTCTAAATTTATTTTAAGATCATAATGCAAACGAATCATTTTTTCGATCGCAGGCAATTGTTCCGGCTGTAAATATTGATCTTCTTCCTGAATAATAATTTCAACCAAACCATAATTATTCAACTCTGTTATAAACGTATTTTCAATTTCGTGATAGATACAAAATTGTTTTATCTGGATTAAATTTTTACTGCTCATGATTTCTAATTTTAGCTAATTCTGCAAATAAATCTTTTTCTTTTTGAGATAATTTTGTTGGCGTTTTTACCTTATAAGTAATGTATAAATCACCAAATTGATTCTCTTTTTTATAGATTGGAAATCCTTTTCCTTTCAGTTTAACCTTTGTTCCGGTTTGGGTTTCTTCGGGAACTTTAATTTTTACTTTTCCATCAAAAGTGTTTACATAAATTTCTCCGCCTAAAATCGCAGTATACAAATCAAGATCAACATCTGAATACAGATTATTTCCTTCTCGTTTAAAATCAGAATTATTTTCGATATTAAAAGTAATATACAAATCACCATTTGGACCGCCATTTGCGCCGGGTCCGCCATGTCCGGGAATTTTTATAATTTGTCCGTTTTCGACACCGGCAGGAATCGTAATACGAATATTTTTTCCGTTTACAGCAAGATTTTGTTTTTGGGTCGTGTAAGCCGAAGCAAGATCTAATTGCAATTCGGCATTAAAATCCTGACCTCTGTATTTTGCCTGACTTCTGGAACTTCTTCCTGCAGATCCATACATCGAATTGAAGAAATCAGAAAAGTCACTTCCTGAGAAATCGCCTCCGCCAAAACCAGAAAAGTCTTGATTGCCTTGTTGTTGTCTTGAATATTGCTGTTGGTTTGGGTCGTAATCTGCTTTCTCGAATTCGTCGGCGTGTTTCCAGTCTTTTCCGTATTTATCGTATTTTTTTCGATTTTCAGGATTGCTCAAAACTTCATTGGCTTCGTTGATTTCCTTGAATTTTTTCTCTGCTTCTTTATCATTCGGATTCAAATCAGGATGGTATTTTCTTGCCAGTTTTCGATATGCTTTCTTGATCTCAGCTTCAGTGGCTGATTTTGTAACATCTAATGTTTTATAATAGTCGATATAATCCATTTTCTATGTTTTTAATGAAGTAAATTAAAACCTTGAAGT
It contains:
- a CDS encoding chaperone modulator CbpM, with amino-acid sequence MSSKNLIQIKQFCIYHEIENTFITELNNYGLVEIIIQEEDQYLQPEQLPAIEKMIRLHYDLKINLEGIDAIYHLLNKIETLQQNLTATQNKLRLFEQHQIE
- a CDS encoding J domain-containing protein, which gives rise to MDYIDYYKTLDVTKSATEAEIKKAYRKLARKYHPDLNPNDKEAEKKFKEINEANEVLSNPENRKKYDKYGKDWKHADEFEKADYDPNQQQYSRQQQGNQDFSGFGGGDFSGSDFSDFFNSMYGSAGRSSRSQAKYRGQDFNAELQLDLASAYTTQKQNLAVNGKNIRITIPAGVENGQIIKIPGHGGPGANGGPNGDLYITFNIENNSDFKREGNNLYSDVDLDLYTAILGGEIYVNTFDGKVKIKVPEETQTGTKVKLKGKGFPIYKKENQFGDLYITYKVKTPTKLSQKEKDLFAELAKIRNHEQ
- a CDS encoding RidA family protein, with product MKRENILTGSPWEDKMGYCRAVRIGNIIEVSGTVAIVDGEKVKADDAYAQTYNILERVEKVLEDLNVAMKDVIRTRIFTTNISTFEDVARAHSAFFKDVKPTTGFYEISKLVAPEYLVEIEFTAVVQ